A single region of the Vanessa atalanta chromosome Z, ilVanAtal1.2, whole genome shotgun sequence genome encodes:
- the LOC125076103 gene encoding uncharacterized protein LOC125076103 produces MSLKKLIKGVPPDVLPADGYLNRDEDALSPCQAACTTRFGQTLQIEQDEYLLRHPEVHAMLEVFISKMVQKNKRKGILKEAAEHFLRPADELMREIEEIIFQSPAEKKQWTQPPYNDIELRDDIRKIITSHYQPEPQKWRTPSLSTIDTESSSFLSDMTSDTTLATPEPIPTPEPTLSETLLNLVSNTVDKAIFLRVDDEALNYDTAYIELSKAVENAMEIPVTEIKKDILELFNNAYEKFDFNITEKERIVAAIAWEKRMRKKMKRTLRRLNNFKGYETPPSPKSEISSHESYKTPPPRPCVCHPQFKYNRYPKDRFGIYLPSEKIFSRRNVTVTPAVSESSDEENK; encoded by the exons ATGTCTCTTAAGAAGTTAATAAAAGGTGTGCCTCCGGATGTCTTGCCTGCGGATGGTTACTTGAATCGAGACGAAGATGCTTTATCTCCTTGTCAGGCGGCATGTACTACAAGATTTGGTCAGACTTTACAAATAGAACAGGATGAATACTTATTACGTCACCCTGAG gtacACGCTATGCTTGAAGTATTCATTAGTAAAATGGTGcaaaaaaataagagaaaaggGATACTAAAAGAAGCTGCTGAGCATTTTTTAAGACCAGCCGATGAACTGATGAGAGAAATAGAAGAGATCATTTTCCAGTCACCAGCAGAGAAAAAGCag TGGACTCAGCCTCCTTACAATGATATTGAACTAAGAGATGATATAAGAAAAATCATAACATCACATTACCAACCGGAACCTCAAAAATGGCGTACTCCTTCTCTATCGACCATTGACACAGAATCATCCTCTTTTCTTTCAGACATGACGTCAGATACCACGTTGGCAACACCGG aacCGATACCAACACCAGAACCGACTTTATCAGAGACTCTCTTGAATTTAGTCTCAAATACAGTTGATAAGGCAATATTTCTCCGTGTCGATGACGAAGCTCTGAACTATGATACTGCATATATAGAACTTTCGAAAGCAGTAGAAAATGCGATGGAAATACCAGtgactgaaataaaaaaggatattcTAGAACTCTTTAATAATGCTTACGAGaagtttgattttaatatcaCGGAAAAGGAACGTATTG TTGCTGCTATCGCTTGGGAAAAAAGAATGAgaaagaaaatgaaaagaactttgaggcgtctaaataattttaaag gtTACGAGACGCCTCCAAGTCCTAAAAGCGAGATCTCGTCCCATGAGAGTTACAAAACACCACCTCCTCGTCCTTGCGTGTGTCATCCGCAGTTTAAATATAACAGATATCCGAAG